Proteins from a genomic interval of Thermoanaerobacterium thermosaccharolyticum DSM 571:
- a CDS encoding calcium-translocating P-type ATPase, SERCA-type — translation MFQTKKPENGAIYFFNNEVDKNGLSEQEARKRLLKYGPNVLEEGKKLTALDIFLDQFKDFIIMVLLAATLISAIMGEIADAVTITIIIILNAVLGFIQEYRTEQSLEALKKLSAPSSKVIRDGVIKEIPSEEITIDDVIVLEAGDRVPADAVVFESYNLKLDESILTGESVPVSKEPTEIGNRRTVQKKSIIYMGTVVTNGRCKALVVDVGMRTEMGKIAGMIKEIDNNMTPLQKRLDKLGKILVTGSLLICALVTVIGIARGESIYYMFLSGVSLAVAAIPEGLPAVVTVSLAIGVQRMLKRNAIVRKLPAVETLGCTNVICTDKTGTLTENKMTVKKIFVNDDVVEIEGKDLKSRFVSRGIKIDPAYDATIRRLLEIGAVCNNADVKIDRFKVRNEFVDDVKYYGDPTEAAILYASILGGISKESVERKIKRIEEIPFDSDRKRMSVVVEENGLMYAFTKGAPDVVVELCTKVLRDGREVPLSSFEKKKILEVNERFSRSALRVLAFAYRRLPKGTRYDSTNIEKDLVFVGLEGMIDPPRKEAYDAVLKCKLAGIKPIMITGDHKLTAAAIADELNIHSKTENIMTGDEIDKIDDKTLCEAVENTTVYARVSPKHKLRIVRALKKRGYTVAMTGDGVNDAPAIKEADIGISMGKSGTDVAKEASSMILTDDNFATIVAAIEEGRIIYDNIRKFIRYLLSCNIGEVITMFIAALTSLELPLIPIQILMVNLVTDGLPALALGLDPADKDIMNLKPRKADESIFSNGLGTRIGIVGILMAICTLSSYVFALTYGTLDRARTIAFSTLVMVELIHSFECRSERHLIFELGVFSNKYLIIASTVSFLLFVSTIYIPFLSKVFKTVPLTWFDWLVVVFFSSIEFVFNNLYTAFVLPKKEAK, via the coding sequence ATGTTTCAAACAAAAAAACCTGAAAATGGAGCAATTTACTTCTTTAACAATGAAGTAGATAAAAATGGGCTAAGCGAACAAGAAGCACGAAAAAGATTGTTAAAATACGGTCCTAATGTACTTGAGGAAGGAAAAAAATTGACGGCATTGGATATTTTTTTAGATCAATTCAAGGATTTTATAATAATGGTTCTTTTGGCTGCAACGCTTATTTCTGCAATCATGGGAGAAATTGCAGATGCAGTTACTATTACTATAATAATTATCTTGAATGCCGTATTGGGGTTTATACAGGAATACAGGACAGAACAGTCTTTAGAAGCACTAAAAAAGCTATCGGCTCCATCGTCAAAAGTAATTAGAGATGGGGTTATCAAGGAAATTCCGTCAGAAGAAATAACGATTGATGATGTAATCGTACTTGAAGCTGGCGATAGGGTACCTGCAGATGCTGTCGTTTTTGAATCATATAATCTCAAATTAGATGAATCTATTTTAACAGGCGAATCTGTTCCGGTATCGAAAGAGCCCACGGAGATAGGAAATAGAAGGACTGTACAGAAAAAAAGCATTATATACATGGGGACAGTAGTTACAAACGGAAGGTGCAAGGCACTTGTTGTAGATGTCGGCATGAGGACAGAGATGGGCAAGATTGCAGGCATGATTAAAGAGATTGATAACAATATGACACCCCTTCAAAAGCGACTGGACAAATTGGGTAAAATTCTCGTAACAGGATCGTTATTGATTTGTGCGCTTGTGACAGTGATTGGCATTGCTAGAGGTGAATCAATATATTATATGTTTTTATCAGGTGTAAGCCTTGCTGTTGCTGCTATTCCAGAAGGACTCCCTGCGGTTGTGACGGTATCCCTTGCAATAGGCGTGCAGAGGATGTTAAAAAGAAACGCCATTGTAAGGAAACTTCCGGCCGTAGAGACACTTGGATGTACCAATGTTATCTGCACTGATAAGACAGGTACGCTGACAGAAAATAAAATGACAGTGAAAAAGATTTTTGTAAATGACGATGTAGTAGAAATTGAAGGGAAAGATCTTAAGAGCAGATTTGTATCGAGAGGTATAAAAATAGATCCAGCTTATGATGCAACAATAAGAAGACTTTTGGAGATCGGTGCCGTATGCAATAACGCTGATGTAAAAATAGACAGGTTTAAGGTTCGCAATGAATTTGTTGATGATGTTAAATATTACGGTGATCCTACAGAGGCAGCTATTTTGTATGCATCTATTTTAGGTGGTATATCAAAAGAGTCTGTAGAGCGAAAGATAAAGCGCATTGAAGAGATTCCATTTGATTCTGACAGAAAAAGAATGAGCGTCGTGGTTGAGGAAAATGGCTTGATGTATGCATTTACGAAGGGTGCCCCAGATGTTGTAGTCGAACTATGCACTAAGGTTTTAAGGGATGGAAGGGAGGTTCCACTCAGCTCTTTTGAAAAGAAGAAAATACTTGAGGTAAATGAAAGGTTCAGCAGAAGTGCTCTTAGGGTTTTAGCATTTGCATATAGAAGGCTGCCGAAAGGTACTAGATATGATTCAACAAATATTGAAAAAGACTTGGTATTTGTTGGATTGGAAGGAATGATAGATCCTCCCAGAAAGGAAGCTTATGATGCTGTTTTAAAATGCAAATTGGCAGGGATAAAGCCAATTATGATAACGGGTGATCATAAACTGACTGCCGCTGCGATTGCAGATGAATTAAATATACATAGCAAGACAGAAAATATCATGACAGGTGACGAAATAGACAAAATAGATGATAAAACACTCTGTGAGGCGGTGGAAAATACGACAGTATATGCTAGAGTCTCGCCAAAGCATAAGCTGCGTATTGTCAGAGCTCTTAAGAAGAGGGGATATACTGTTGCAATGACCGGCGATGGAGTAAATGATGCACCTGCTATTAAAGAAGCTGATATTGGAATCTCAATGGGGAAAAGCGGTACAGACGTAGCGAAAGAGGCATCATCAATGATTTTGACTGATGACAATTTTGCAACTATTGTCGCGGCTATTGAGGAAGGCAGAATCATATACGACAACATAAGGAAATTTATAAGGTATCTACTTTCTTGCAACATTGGAGAAGTCATTACTATGTTTATAGCGGCTTTGACATCGTTAGAGCTTCCACTCATACCTATTCAGATTTTGATGGTGAATCTTGTAACAGATGGTTTGCCAGCGCTGGCTTTAGGTCTTGATCCTGCAGATAAGGATATAATGAATTTAAAGCCGAGAAAAGCCGACGAAAGTATTTTTTCAAATGGACTTGGGACTAGAATAGGTATTGTAGGTATTTTAATGGCTATTTGTACTTTGTCTTCTTATGTATTTGCATTGACATACGGCACTTTGGATAGAGCAAGAACGATCGCTTTTTCAACGCTTGTCATGGTTGAGCTTATACATTCTTTTGAATGTAGGTCTGAGAGGCATTTGATATTTGAACTTGGTGTATTCAGCAATAAATATCTTATAATCGCCTCTACTGTATCGTTTTTGCTGTTTGTCTCAACTATATACATACCGTTTTTAAGCAAAGTTTTTAAAACTGTTCCACTTACCTGGTTTGACTGGCTGGTAGTAGTATTTTTCTCATCGATAGAGTTTGTCTTTAATAACTTGTATACGGCATTTGTACTGCCAAAAAAAGAGGCGAAGTGA
- the ndk gene encoding nucleoside-diphosphate kinase: MEKTFAMVKPDGVKRGLIGEILKRYENKGLNLVAAKVISPSLDLLQKHYEEHKDKPFYDDLIRYMSSGPVFAMILEGDNAVKMVRLLNGPTKIEDAQPGTIRGDFCTNTTFNIVHGSDSVESAKREILLWFPEYMNKI, encoded by the coding sequence ATGGAAAAGACATTTGCTATGGTAAAGCCAGACGGGGTAAAGCGGGGCCTTATAGGCGAAATATTAAAAAGATACGAAAACAAGGGTCTTAATCTCGTAGCTGCAAAAGTTATTTCACCATCTTTAGATTTGCTTCAAAAGCATTATGAAGAGCATAAAGATAAGCCTTTTTACGATGACCTCATCCGATATATGTCATCTGGCCCTGTTTTCGCTATGATTCTGGAGGGTGATAATGCAGTAAAAATGGTAAGGCTTTTAAATGGCCCTACAAAAATTGAAGATGCCCAGCCAGGAACAATCCGAGGCGACTTCTGCACAAATACGACATTTAATATAGTTCATGGCTCCGACAGCGTGGAAAGTGCAAAAAGAGAAATTCTTTTATGGTTCCCAGAATATATGAATAAAATTTAG
- a CDS encoding MFS transporter, which produces MEKLRTNKWIILSAVLIGTVMGPIDGSVTNIAMPQLAKIFHTDITTTSWISMTYLLMLSSLMLTFGRLGDMVGYKKLYQYGLITFSVTSAILSMSNNIYMLIVVRAFQAVGAGMLMSMAPAIITATFPPNERGKALGFNAMAVSIGLSIGPTLGGFLLTYLGWRSIFYINIPIGIIGFIWAQIVVPDNKGVPEKFDPLGAMSAFIFLTGLLLFISEGGTWGWTSIPSMISLATFIVFFIIFIIIENKLEFPMLDLSLFKIRLFTFGNLSTLINFMAQNTMTFLTPFLLQKIGYSTDVSGIIMTSFPLIMLVVAPLSGVLSDRYGAQILSTIGALITATALFSMSTLNLHSSMTSIMLRLGLFGVGNGIFQTPNNSSVMGSVSKNRLGIASAFLATMRNAGMVLGIAMGSAIFTNRQMFYESLKINSNSAFLFGLRDAYIVAGVLSIICALTSLVRDKINKKNNLEKDGV; this is translated from the coding sequence CTGTTTTAATAGGTACCGTAATGGGTCCCATTGACGGCAGTGTAACAAATATAGCAATGCCACAACTGGCAAAAATATTTCACACAGACATAACAACGACAAGCTGGATTTCAATGACATATTTATTAATGCTATCAAGCCTGATGCTTACATTTGGAAGGCTTGGGGACATGGTTGGATACAAGAAACTTTATCAATACGGCTTAATAACATTTTCTGTTACATCTGCCATATTGAGTATGTCAAACAATATTTATATGTTAATAGTAGTAAGAGCTTTTCAGGCAGTTGGTGCAGGTATGCTTATGTCTATGGCTCCAGCAATAATAACAGCAACATTTCCTCCAAACGAAAGAGGCAAGGCACTGGGCTTTAATGCAATGGCAGTTTCAATAGGACTTTCTATAGGACCAACATTAGGCGGCTTTTTGCTTACATACCTTGGCTGGAGATCTATATTTTATATAAATATACCAATAGGAATAATCGGTTTTATCTGGGCTCAAATAGTAGTCCCTGACAACAAAGGAGTGCCAGAAAAATTTGACCCATTAGGCGCCATGTCTGCATTTATTTTTCTTACAGGTTTGCTCCTGTTTATATCTGAAGGGGGCACTTGGGGATGGACTTCAATACCCAGCATGATTTCGCTTGCAACATTTATAGTATTTTTCATAATCTTCATTATAATCGAAAATAAGCTGGAGTTTCCAATGCTTGACTTAAGCCTATTTAAAATCAGGTTATTCACATTTGGAAATCTCAGCACTTTAATAAACTTTATGGCTCAAAACACTATGACATTTTTGACTCCTTTCCTTTTGCAAAAAATAGGATACTCTACAGACGTATCTGGTATAATCATGACGTCTTTTCCTCTGATAATGCTTGTTGTAGCGCCTTTAAGCGGTGTTTTATCAGATAGATATGGTGCACAAATTCTATCAACAATTGGTGCACTTATAACCGCTACAGCACTTTTTTCGATGTCAACCTTAAATCTGCATTCATCAATGACATCAATCATGTTAAGGCTCGGACTTTTCGGTGTAGGCAATGGTATATTCCAGACACCAAACAACAGCTCTGTAATGGGTAGCGTATCCAAAAACAGGCTTGGCATCGCATCCGCCTTTTTGGCAACAATGAGAAATGCAGGAATGGTTCTCGGCATAGCAATGGGAAGTGCTATATTCACCAACAGACAAATGTTTTATGAATCTCTGAAGATAAATAGTAATAGCGCATTTTTATTCGGATTGAGAGATGCATACATTGTAGCTGGAGTACTTTCCATTATTTGTGCATTAACTTCCCTCGTTAGGGATAAAATTAATAAAAAGAATAATTTAGAGAAGGATGGAGTGTAA